The following is a genomic window from Chitinophaga caseinilytica.
TTTGGGGTCGTAGATCTTTCCGTCTTCCCATTCCTGATCGTCTGCGTCGTATTCGAAACCGGTGAGGATCACGAGGCCCTGCAGCGGGCGGGCGCGGAGGGAAGAATTGCTGTTCTTCGCATCGCGGCGCGGGGTTTTGCCGTCGGCCTCCAGCGGATGGGCCATCCAGATGAGTTTGCCGAAATATTTGTCGCCGTTTTTATATATCTGGACTTTCGCGTCTTTCTCTTCGTTGAGCCACACGCCGTTCGCCGCGTCTGCCTGGGCTTTTGCTGTGGTATGGATGGTGAAAGTGAAGATGATCGCGGGAAGTAATGCTTTCATGTTGCATGGTTTTGATGATCGGTACCTGTAATTTAACGAAAAATCGGCTACGGGCAGGTGAGTGCAGGATAGTAGTTACGGATGAAAATTATATTTTGAGCGGCACCACTTGAAAACTGATTACGACATGTATATGAAATCCTGGCTATTCCACGTTTTGACAACGGCCGCCGTTTCTGCAGCGGCGGTCCCCTTGTCTTTGTCCGCACAATCTTTCCTTCCCGAAAAATTGACGACGGAATATAAATCCGCTCCGATCGGCATTGCGGCATCGCAGCCGCGCATGAGCTGGCAGATCAAATCCTCCGGCCGCGATTTCCTGCAATCGGCCTATGAAGTGCGCACCGGTGCCAACGCAGCTGCGCTTGCCAAAGGGAAAGAAATTTCCTGGCAAAGCGGCAGGATAAATTCCGGTGTGTCGCTGCACATCCCTTACGGCGGCGGCCCCCTCGCTTCGCGCCAGCGCGTGTTCTGGCAAGTGCGCGTGTTCGACAAAAACGGAAAAGCCTCGCCCTGGAGCGAAGTGGCGTCCTGGGAAATGGGGCTCCTGCAACCGGCCGACTGGCAAGCCCAATGGATCGGGCGAAGCAGCGACACCACGGGGAAACCCGGTCCCAGCCCGCTTTTCCGGAAAGGGTTCCGGTTGTCGAAACCCGTACAAAGCGCACGCCTGTACGTAACGGCGCACGGGCTGTACGAAGCGCATATCAATGGCAAAAGGGTGGGAGACGATCATCTCACGCCCGGCTGGACCGCCTACGACAAACGCCTCCAGTACCAGGTGTACGACATCACGCCCATGCTCCGCAACGGCGATAACGCGATCGGCGCCACCCTTGGAGACGGCTGGTATCGCGGCAACCTCGTGTTCTTCAATCAAAGGAATACCTACGGCAAAACCGCCGCATTGCTCCTCCAGGCGGAAATCACGTACCGCGACGGCTCTAAGGAAACCATCGCCACCGACGGCTCCTGGAAATCCGTCGATTCCGGCCCGGTGCGCTATTCCGATATTTATAACGGCGAAACGGTAGATGCCCGGATGGAAATGAACGGCTGGGCAGCCCCCGGTTTCAACGATGCTTCCTGGGAAAAGGTGGCCGTGCTGCCGCTCACGAAAGATAACCTCGTGGCGCAGGAAGGGCCCGGCGTGAAACAACACGAAAGATTGAAACCCGTCAAATTCATCACCACGCCCGAAGGCGACGCCGTCGTGGATTTCGGGCAGAACATGGTGGGTTGGGTTGAACTGAAAGTGAAAGGCAATGCCGGAGACACCGTTACCCTGCATCATGCCGAAGTGCTGGATAAAGCCGGGAATTTCTATACCGCCAATCTCCGCGCCGCCAAGCAGGAGAATAAATTTGTGTTGAATGGTCGGGGGACGGAAACCCTCGCGCCCAGGTTCACTTTTCAGGGCTTCCGGTACATCCGCGTGAAAGGTCTGCGCCAGCCGCTGGATACGTCTATGTTCACCGGTGTGGCCGTGTATTCGGATATGGGTGAAACCGGCAGCTTCTCCTGCTCGCATCCGCTCATCAATCAACTCCAGAAAAATATCCAGTGGGGGCAGAAAGGGAACTTCGTGGACGTGCCGACCGATTGCCCGCAGCGCGATGAGCGCCTCGGCTGGACCGGCGACGCGCAGGTATTCTTCAACACCGCCGCCTACAACATGAACGTGACGGGCTTCTTCACCAAATGGATGAAAGACGTGGCGGCAGACCAGCGCACCAATGGCGACATCCCCGTCGTGATCCCGGACGTAAAATCCATTCCTTCGCCCGGTTCGGCGGGCTGGGGCGACGTGGTGACCATCATTCCCTGGAATTTCTATCAAAACTATGGCGACCGCCGCATGCTCGAAGTGCAATACGAAAGCATGCGCAAATGGGTGGATTATATCACCGCGCAAAGCAAAAGCGAGCTCTGGAACCATGGGCCGCACTTCGGCGACTGGCTCTTCTATTCCGCGCCGCACGATAACGACGGCCGTTCCGCCATCACCGATAAATACCTCATCGCCCAGGCGTTTTACATCCATTCCACCCAAAACGTCATCAATGCCGCGAAAGTGCTCGGCAAAAATGCAGACGTCGCGAAGTACGAAGAGCTGATCAACAGGATCAAGGCGGCGTTCATCCGCGAATACGTGACGCCCAACGGCCGCATGGTTTCATCGACCCAAACGGCATACGTGCTGGCCCTGAACTTCGACATCCTGCCCGAAGCGCAGCGCGCATCCGCCGCAAAACGGCTGGCAGACAACATCGGGTCTTATGGCAACCACCTCACCACCGGCTTCCTCGGCACGCCGTACCTCTGCCATGTGCTCACGCGCTTTGGTTATACGGATGTGGCGTACAAACTGCTCGTGCAGGAAAGCTACCCTTCCTGGCTGTACCCCGTGAAAATGGGCGCCACCACCATCTGGGAGCGTTGGGACGGCATCAAGCCCGACGGCACTTTCCAGGACGTGGGGATGAACTCCTTCAACCACTACGCATATGGCGCTATCGGCGACTGGATGTATAAAACAGTGACCGGCATCCAACCAGATCCCGCATCGCCCGGCTACAAGCAATTCCGCATCCAGCCGCGCCCCGGCGGCGGGCTCACCCACGCCAGCGCGGAATATAAATCGCTGTACGGCACCATCGCGTCGAAATGGAAGTTGGACGGCGGTAGATTGAAGCTGGAAGTGACCGTTCCCGCCAATACCACGGCGAAAATCGTGTTGCCCGGCGCGGCCGGCGCTTCAGTGACGGAATCGGGCAAACCGGTGCAGCTTTCGGCGGAAGGGAAGGATGCTTCCCTGCAGGTGGGTTCCGGTAATTATGCGTTCGAGTACGCATTCGGCAAATAACCACGACTCTTTTCCCATAACTGTAACGATCACATGCGAAAGGCCGCCCGATGAGGCGGCCTTTGCTGTTGGTATGATAAGTGCGGTTATTCTTCGTCGGCCGAATAATCGAGAATGTCTCCCGGTTTACAGTTCAGCTCGCGGCAAAGGGCTTCGAGCGTTTCGAAGCGGATGCCCTTCACTTTGCCGGTTTTGAGCAAGCTGAGGTTGGTAACGGAAATATCGATCCGCGCCGCAAGATCTTTCAGCGAGATCTTGTTTTTAGCCATTTCCACGTCAAGATTAACAATGATCGCCATTATACAAAAGCTTCGTTTTCCTGTTGCAGTTGCATTCCGTACCGGAATATATCTACCATGATGTAAATGATCGCCGCAACAGCGATGTAAGGTAAGCCAAAATTCCAATTCATGTGGAAGTTGCGCTGCGCTGCGGGGATGTAGGCATGGGCGACTTCCGCCTGCAAAACGCTCAGCAGGAAGTTGTAAGGCGCCAGCAGGCCGATGAAAAGCGCGGTATACCGGAGCCGTCGGATGGTTTCGCCGGTGAAGGGGCTTTGCCGGTTCAGCGAACGGAAAACACGGCGCAGGTTATAAATGGCGGCGATGACGAGGAATTCGAACAGGAAGAAAAACACGAAGGAGTAAACCCGGTAAAGATTGTTCACGGGCAGGAGCATCTTCAGTTGCACATCCTGCGTTTCCATTTCGCCGCCGGGCACTGCAATGACGGAAAGCGGAGCGTTCAGGCGTACGATGGTGCTGAAATTGAATTTCGTTCCGCCAAACATCGACGTGGCAAGGAAGAAAAGCCCGATGGCGGCTAACACGAAATTGAGGTACCAGCAAATATTTACGATCCAGCGTATGGCATGGAAGAAACGGTTGCTGGAAACTGGAGGTGTGTGGTGCATACAGGATGGATCAGATGTTACGCAAGATAAAGATATACAAAGTGCAGATCACGGCCTCACCCGCCAGCAGGGCCGGCAGGAATTTCCGCAGGGGGATTTTCAGCGTACCGGCCACGTAGCATACCAGGTCGGTTGGGGCGATCGGCGCAAAGGCCCATAAGGCCACGAACCACTGTCCGTACGGCCCCTGCAGCCGCTGCCGCATGCGCTCCGTTTTTTCGGGATAATGCTTTTCGAACCACGCCGCCAGGCCCAGCCAACCCGAAAGGTGGTACAACATCCACGATACCACGGCGATGGATGCCAGGAACACGCCCAGCAACAGCCAGGGCTCGTTGCGGAACAGCAGGATGCCCGCTGCGAGGAACGGCGTTCCGGGAATTAGCGCCACGCCGCGGGCCACGCAAATGGCGAAGAACACGGCGACCGTCCACCCGGGATATCGCCCCACGAAAGCCGTGAGATCGTCGGTAGAGAAGCGTTGCGCAAAGATTACGTACAGCGCGATGGCGACCAGCAGCACCGATACCTTGATGATCCGGAGCGTGCGGCCGGTGGCGGAAGTATCATTTCTGGGCATAGTAAATGAATGCGGGTGGGATGTTAAGCAGTGTGAAACCGTAGCATACCGCGGGAAACCGCTGGCGGATGGCGGCAATGTCTTTGAGGGAATACTGGAACTGGATGAAGAACCCCCCGGGCTTGAGCGCCTTGTGGCAACGCTCGAGCAGCTGCGATTTGGTGCCGGCGTCGAGGTTGGCGAGCGGGATACCGCTGAGGATGTAGTCGGCCGACTCGTCGGGGATGTACGCCGGAAGCCGCAGTACGTCTGCATTGTGGTGAGATGCGCGCTGGTCTTTGACGGCAGACAGGATGCGGTACAATTCCGGGTTTATTTCAAAGGAAGCGAGGGTGGAAGCGGGGCTCATGCGACCGAGCAAATGCCTGGTCATAACGCCCGTGCCTGCGCCCAGTTCTACGATGGATAAGGGTTTCTGGAACTGGATGATGTCGGTCATCCGCGCCGTCAGCGCCGGTGAGCTCTCCACAACGGAGCCCGTTTGCCGCAAATTCCGCCATGCCGCTTTGAGGAAGGTATACATAACGCGGTAGAGGTTTGATTACGAAACGAAGGTAAATTGATATTTTCATTAAACAAAAATAAATTTACGTAAAACATAAATTGTGTGATGAAATGCATAAATCTGTGACGAGGGGACGAACGCCGGGCCGGAACGGCCGGTACTGGATAACGGGGCATAGGAATGGACATACCTTTTACGCAAAAAACACAGAAGCCTCTGTAGATACAGAGGCTTACATTTTTCAGCTTCATAACCATTTAAGAAAATTCTCCGGTGAAGCCGGATATATCATCACCGCTCCCGGCGTTGCGGGAATCGGGTTTTGTATAAGTGAAAGGAATCGCGTCTGATAAACATCGCATCGCAAATTACCGGCGATACGTCGGGAAAGACAAGAAAAGTTGAGTGAAGGGGGACTTTAGAATGCTTAACTGCCGGAGAGAACAGGCGAAGCGGAAGGAATCCGCATGATTTTAACTAATTTTGCGCCAAAACCGGAGCGTACATGAATTTTTATACCAGGAAATGGGTGAAACCGGAAGACCTCAACGCCCACGGCACCCTCTTCGGCGGCAGCCTCCTCCGATGGATCGATGAAGAAGCCGCTATCTATGCCATCATCCAGCTCGGTACCAACCGTTGCGTTACCAAATACATGTCCGAAATCAATTTCATCAACTCCGCGCGCCAGGGAGATATCGTGGAGCTCGGCATTAAAGCCACGCATTTCGGCCGCACGTCCATCACGCTCAACTGCGAAGTCCGCAACAAAATCACGCATAAATCCATCCTCACCATCGATAAGATCGTATTCGTCAGCGTAGATGAAAACGGCGTTCCAAAGCCCCACGGCCGGACGGAAATCACCTACACCGACGAGCGCCTCCGCGAAGATCCGCTCTGATCGTCAAACAAGATTGCGGTCGCGCAGCGCCTGCTGTTGCCGGAACCAGGTCTCGATTTGCCGCAAATCGTTGCCCAGCGTATACACGGCCGCTTTCACCTTTTGCAGCGATACGTTGAATTTTACGGCCAGGTACATTAAATCGGGGTGGGGAATGCCTTGCCAGGGGTTTTTATGCCTGTTTTCCATAACTGTTCCGTTTTCCTTCTCCTTAACAATTCCGTGCCAAATCCCCCGGAAGCGGGAAAAGCTGCTGATATGCATATAGTTAGGTCTACCGCTGTGGATTCCCGTCTGCATTGCGGGGAGCGGCGTTATCGTTTTTTAGCAACGGAATTTCGTGGGCCCGCTGAATGACAGCAGGTTTTACCGGGTAGGTTGATATGTGATTTTCATCCAGTCGCCGTTAGACATGTCGCGGCGCAACAGCCGGCCGATCGCGTCTACGGAATGGCTGTATTCCAGCGTGGTTTGATCGGACACCTGTCCGCCGACCTTGTGCGTCCGCACCACGCGCTTCGGCAGCCTGTCCATACTTTTCAGCACAGGGATATTCCATATTTCGTATTGGTCGAACACAAGATGGTACCGGTTCACGAACGCCCATTCGTTGAAAATGAACGACCGGTTTTCTGGCGTGAGGTCGTAAATGATCTCTTCAGGCTTGCCGGTAACGGTGGTTTTGATCTGTAGCAACAACCCATCTGTGCTCCAGGTATACGTCGATTTCGACATCGGCGTGTAAACGTCTGGTTTATAATGCCCGAAATCCATCTGGATGACCTTTCCCCGCCCATCGTACGTAAAATCCAACCGGAACCTGCCTTCTTCGCGCATGCCCATGATGCCTTCCTCGATGCGGACGATCCGCCGGTGGTCATCATAATAGAAGGTATCTTCCTTGAGCGATGTTTTCTGCATCAGGCCCAGCAAATCCCCGTTGTACAGGAAATCCCGCTCGATGGCAGAACTGGTAGGACTGGCGCCTTTCGTGTATTCGATGTTGTTGTTGGCGTCGTATTTCCAGTTTTCGAACGATCCGTCTTTCCATTCCAGTTGCTGAACGAGCACGGAATAAGTGGCCAGCACTTCGATGCGGTTGCGTTTGCAGGCAGTGAAAAACAGGATGCAGCAAAGGAGGCTGGCGAGAAGGGGAGTGCGCATGGGGATGATTTAAAGATGGCACAAAAGTACGCCGGCGCCGTCCGGCCGTTTATCACATAAACATGTGGTTCGGGCCGAAAGGTCGTATTTTGACCGTGAACAATCCACCCGTTATGAAGCTATCCTGGCTTTTCCTGTTGCTGTGCCTGGCAGGTACTGTTCGCGCGCAAACAGACTCGCTTCCGGCCGATTTCAACATGCCTCCCCATCCCCGGATCCTCTGGAAAACGGCAGACGAGCCCGTCCTGCAAAAGAATGTCAATACGCCGGGCCCCTGGCAAAATGTGCATCGTAGTATTTTGTCGGCCTGCGATAAAATGATGTCTGCACCCGTGCTGCAGCGGCAATTGACCGGCAGGCGGCTGCTGGGCGTTTCGCGGGAATGCCTCCGCCGGGTGTTTTTCCTCGCATATGCCTGGCGTATGGAAAAAGACCAACGGTATGCCGACAGGGCAATCAGTGAAATGATGGCCGTTTGTTCGTTTTCCGACTGGAATCCTTCCCACTTCCTCGACGTCGCGGAAATGACGATGGGCGTGGCGATCGGGTACGACTGGTTGTACGACCGCCTCACGCCCGATCAGCGGCGGGCGATCGCCACGGCGATCCTCGAAAAGGGGATGCGCCCTTCGCTCGAAAAGAAAAACAGCAACTGGCTCCGCGAGCATCACAATTGGAACCAGGTATGCAATGCCGGTATGCTTTTCGGATCGCTGGCGGTGTTTGAAGACGCGCCGGAACTGGGTTTGCATCTCATCAACCGCGGCATCCGCAGCATTGTATTGCCCATGGAAGCGTACAGGCCGGCGGGCGCTTATCCCGAGGGGTATAGTTACTGGGGATATGGCACCAGCTTCAACGTGCTCTTCATCAGCGCGCTGGAAACCTTGACCGGCGGCGATTTTGGTCTGCAGAAAATGCCCGGCTTCATGGAAACGGCGGCCTATTACCAGCATATGGCCGGCCCCACCGGTCTCCCGTTCAACTTCTCCGACGCAGGTACCGGCGGCAGCCTGGAACCCGCGATGTGCTGGTTCGCCGCCCGACTGGGAGCCCCGTCGCTGCTGTTTACGGAAAAGCTCCGCCTGGAGAAACCTTCCACCGGTAACCGGCTTTTACCGGCGATGCTGTTGTGGGGAAAGGATATCGATATGAAGGCCGTCCGTCCGCCTTCGTCCACCTTCTGGACCGGCGGCGGGGAAACACCCGTGGCGCTGATGCGGAGCGCCTGGGGCGACAGTTCCTCCATGTACATCGGCTTCAAGGGCGGCTCGCCCGGCGTGAACCACGCGCATATGGACGTGGGCTCGTTCGTGCTCGACTGGGGCGGCGTTCGCTGGGCGGCGGATTTGGGGATGCAGGATTACAATTCCCTCGAATCCCGAGGACTGAGCATCTGGAACAAGTCGAAAAACAGCCAGCGGTGGGAGGTGATGCGCTACAATAATCTCGTTCACAATACTTTGACGGTAAACGGCGCCTACCAGCAGGTAAGCGGCCATGCGGATATAACGGCAACGGGAAAACGAAATCCGCAATTCGCGGTGATAGATATGACGTCGGTTTATAAAGGTCAGCTGGATCGATCGCGCCGGGGCGTTGCGTTGCTGAAGGGCGAGCGCGCCGTTATCCGCGATGAAGTGGCGGCGGGCAGCGGGCCGGACACGCTGCAATGGCGCTGGCTCACCCAGGCCGAAGTGACCCTGGAGCAGGATAACGTGATCGCGCTGCGGAAAAACGGTAAAACGTTGCGCCTGGTGATCGAAACCCCGGTTCCCGTGCAGCTCCGCACCTGGAGCGCCGC
Proteins encoded in this region:
- a CDS encoding DUF2975 domain-containing protein encodes the protein MHHTPPVSSNRFFHAIRWIVNICWYLNFVLAAIGLFFLATSMFGGTKFNFSTIVRLNAPLSVIAVPGGEMETQDVQLKMLLPVNNLYRVYSFVFFFLFEFLVIAAIYNLRRVFRSLNRQSPFTGETIRRLRYTALFIGLLAPYNFLLSVLQAEVAHAYIPAAQRNFHMNWNFGLPYIAVAAIIYIMVDIFRYGMQLQQENEAFV
- a CDS encoding heparinase II/III domain-containing protein, translated to MKLSWLFLLLCLAGTVRAQTDSLPADFNMPPHPRILWKTADEPVLQKNVNTPGPWQNVHRSILSACDKMMSAPVLQRQLTGRRLLGVSRECLRRVFFLAYAWRMEKDQRYADRAISEMMAVCSFSDWNPSHFLDVAEMTMGVAIGYDWLYDRLTPDQRRAIATAILEKGMRPSLEKKNSNWLREHHNWNQVCNAGMLFGSLAVFEDAPELGLHLINRGIRSIVLPMEAYRPAGAYPEGYSYWGYGTSFNVLFISALETLTGGDFGLQKMPGFMETAAYYQHMAGPTGLPFNFSDAGTGGSLEPAMCWFAARLGAPSLLFTEKLRLEKPSTGNRLLPAMLLWGKDIDMKAVRPPSSTFWTGGGETPVALMRSAWGDSSSMYIGFKGGSPGVNHAHMDVGSFVLDWGGVRWAADLGMQDYNSLESRGLSIWNKSKNSQRWEVMRYNNLVHNTLTVNGAYQQVSGHADITATGKRNPQFAVIDMTSVYKGQLDRSRRGVALLKGERAVIRDEVAAGSGPDTLQWRWLTQAEVTLEQDNVIALRKNGKTLRLVIETPVPVQLRTWSAAPVHDYDAPNPGSTITGFEAILPEGYAGAFTVHVLPEGAKAPRRVPPLDDWIKWKP
- a CDS encoding DUF2147 domain-containing protein — protein: MKALLPAIIFTFTIHTTAKAQADAANGVWLNEEKDAKVQIYKNGDKYFGKLIWMAHPLEADGKTPRRDAKNSNSSLRARPLQGLVILTGFEYDADDQEWEDGKIYDPKSGKTYSSKMKIKGNTLDIRGYVGAPLFGRTTIWTRAE
- a CDS encoding helix-turn-helix transcriptional regulator, which encodes MAIIVNLDVEMAKNKISLKDLAARIDISVTNLSLLKTGKVKGIRFETLEALCRELNCKPGDILDYSADEE
- a CDS encoding glycoside hydrolase family 78 protein: MKSWLFHVLTTAAVSAAAVPLSLSAQSFLPEKLTTEYKSAPIGIAASQPRMSWQIKSSGRDFLQSAYEVRTGANAAALAKGKEISWQSGRINSGVSLHIPYGGGPLASRQRVFWQVRVFDKNGKASPWSEVASWEMGLLQPADWQAQWIGRSSDTTGKPGPSPLFRKGFRLSKPVQSARLYVTAHGLYEAHINGKRVGDDHLTPGWTAYDKRLQYQVYDITPMLRNGDNAIGATLGDGWYRGNLVFFNQRNTYGKTAALLLQAEITYRDGSKETIATDGSWKSVDSGPVRYSDIYNGETVDARMEMNGWAAPGFNDASWEKVAVLPLTKDNLVAQEGPGVKQHERLKPVKFITTPEGDAVVDFGQNMVGWVELKVKGNAGDTVTLHHAEVLDKAGNFYTANLRAAKQENKFVLNGRGTETLAPRFTFQGFRYIRVKGLRQPLDTSMFTGVAVYSDMGETGSFSCSHPLINQLQKNIQWGQKGNFVDVPTDCPQRDERLGWTGDAQVFFNTAAYNMNVTGFFTKWMKDVAADQRTNGDIPVVIPDVKSIPSPGSAGWGDVVTIIPWNFYQNYGDRRMLEVQYESMRKWVDYITAQSKSELWNHGPHFGDWLFYSAPHDNDGRSAITDKYLIAQAFYIHSTQNVINAAKVLGKNADVAKYEELINRIKAAFIREYVTPNGRMVSSTQTAYVLALNFDILPEAQRASAAKRLADNIGSYGNHLTTGFLGTPYLCHVLTRFGYTDVAYKLLVQESYPSWLYPVKMGATTIWERWDGIKPDGTFQDVGMNSFNHYAYGAIGDWMYKTVTGIQPDPASPGYKQFRIQPRPGGGLTHASAEYKSLYGTIASKWKLDGGRLKLEVTVPANTTAKIVLPGAAGASVTESGKPVQLSAEGKDASLQVGSGNYAFEYAFGK
- a CDS encoding acyl-CoA thioesterase, which gives rise to MNFYTRKWVKPEDLNAHGTLFGGSLLRWIDEEAAIYAIIQLGTNRCVTKYMSEINFINSARQGDIVELGIKATHFGRTSITLNCEVRNKITHKSILTIDKIVFVSVDENGVPKPHGRTEITYTDERLREDPL
- a CDS encoding TVP38/TMEM64 family protein, with amino-acid sequence MPRNDTSATGRTLRIIKVSVLLVAIALYVIFAQRFSTDDLTAFVGRYPGWTVAVFFAICVARGVALIPGTPFLAAGILLFRNEPWLLLGVFLASIAVVSWMLYHLSGWLGLAAWFEKHYPEKTERMRQRLQGPYGQWFVALWAFAPIAPTDLVCYVAGTLKIPLRKFLPALLAGEAVICTLYIFILRNI
- a CDS encoding class I SAM-dependent methyltransferase, yielding MYTFLKAAWRNLRQTGSVVESSPALTARMTDIIQFQKPLSIVELGAGTGVMTRHLLGRMSPASTLASFEINPELYRILSAVKDQRASHHNADVLRLPAYIPDESADYILSGIPLANLDAGTKSQLLERCHKALKPGGFFIQFQYSLKDIAAIRQRFPAVCYGFTLLNIPPAFIYYAQK